The window TCCAGCAccaaaaaaacattcatttaatataaaaaaaacatcttaatacttaacaaaagaaacatctaattatattttagcaaaaataattaaatatctataaaatttaaaaaaaatatgaaattcttaaagaaatggatattcacatttgcaatacaaaaaaattcgaaaaatatataaaagaacatccatttagtatgaaaaagaaacattctgatacttagtagaagaaacatccatatatattaactcgtagagattttgAATTCATTCAAAGATATTTGGCTGGTTTTGGCTGATATGCTTTTGGTTCCCTAGCTTTACTCTTctatgaaagataaaaacaaataaagataagataagaacaactaaagataagataaagaaaaaataagataagataataaagactaaaattgtaattgaatttatgtattctgttagGTTAAATTTGTGAGCCACGAGACTTCTTTATTGATGTCATGGACTAAAGTGAAAGAGtagtttaatataatttaaattaatcaaatgatTAACTCACTTGTTTATTTAAGTAAGTAtcatgatttaaatttttttaatgtataaactatagaaaaaaaattagtgtactGAAAATACCGATATtctagttgttttaaccgttaattttaattaatatatattatatatcttttttataatttagatcaacAGTTAAAATAACTGGAACACTAGTATTTCCAGTATACATAAAACTCTTCCTAAACTATAAAGCAATTTCTTAGCCAATTGCAAGATCTTAAATAGCTGCGACAGATTATTTATTGGTAACCAGATTGAGAGATATTACGgagaatcaaaatattttttttttgttattattttggtTGGTTTTAATTTGGAGGCCAGGAGGTCCAAAATAAAAAGACTAACCAGAAGCGTGAGGAGGCCCATCCCATTTTTGTTTATCCAATATCTATTATCAAGGCCCAATTAGAAGTGACAAAAAAGCCCAATTTAAAGCCTTAATTGGAATTAAATTTGGTCAAGAACGCGTAAGAAGCATTTTATTCCAACCTAAACAACAGAAACCATATATCTAATATAATTATCTATCTGTTTATGAATCGTGATAGATAAGTTAACCTTGGTCTACACAAATAAAACCATAACACCTCATTGAGATGACAAAAAGAATAGTCTTCGTGAAAAGAAAATTGATCTTGAAAATTtgacaaaataacaaaaaaaagttgaCACCGCCATGGGAATGATGAAACGTATAATTAATAGGACGATTCCACACACAAAACGGTCAATAGCAGCCATTGGACTTACTCAAAATCATAGCATTCATGCAACAAAATTGCACCACGTACCATACATGCATAGTTGAAGATTCAAGCCTCAATTCCTATATATACACTAATGCACATTAATTGTTACCATGTACTTCACTAGCTAGCTACCATAGCAACATTATTTTAGAAAGAAACAAAAATCATTCACTAATTTCACCAACAATGGCGAGTATTCGTGTTGTTGCTCTCTGCCTAGTTagctttcaattccttgtttgtGGTACGTTTTAAAGTTCCAATCACATTTTGCATCTTTTTCTTCCTTCTATATGTCTCATTTCTACATGCCTATAATGTTAGATATATGTCTATGTTAAGATGTCTTTATTGTCAAATTTTGtatgaaataaattatatatgGTGGAAAAAAGTTTAATATTATCAACATTATTGGTCTATTTATTTAATGATATATAGTAAAGGGAAGCCATATAAACCATAtactaaaattaagaaatttaattttagtgcataaaattttacatattcattcaataacatttattttttttatatgaaaacttatgtaataaatattataaaaaatagttattttgttGATGTAATACTATttcttattaattatattaagttattatgtatattattaataaataaatgtattaatatcaagctcttgatttttgttttgtATGCAGTGATTGAAGGAATTCCAATTACTATCACAAACAATTGTCCATACACTGTATGGCCAGGATCCCAAGCTAACCAAGGTAGTCCACAGCTATCAAAAACTGGTTTTGAATTGTCATCCCAAAAATCCGACTCCGTCGACGTCCCGGCCAAATGGTCCGGAAAGTTTTGGGCCAGGACAGGATGTTCGAACAATAACGGAATGTTCTCCTGCGCCACTGCAGACTGTGGCAACCACGTTGAATGCAGTGGCGCTGGAGAAGCCACACCAGCATCTTTGATGGAATTTACGGTAGACACAAACGGTGATCACGATACTTACGATGTTAGCAATGTTGATGGATTTAACATTCCTTCTTCAATTACACCACAAGGTGGCACCGGAACTTGTAAAGTTGCAAGTTGTCCGGCCAACATTAATGCTGCTTGTCCGAACGACTTGCAATTTAAAAGTTCTGATGGAAGTGTTGTCGGTTGTAAGAGCGCTTGTGTGGCTTATGGTAAGCCGAAATATTGTTGCTCCGGGCCTCAACATAACACATCACAAACTTGCCCTCCATCAAATTACTCCCAATTCTTCAGCAAACAATGCCCTAATGCTTATAGCTATGCTTATGATGACAATAAGGGCACTTTCACTTGTTCAAAACCTACTGCTTATGCTATCAAATTATGTCCATAAATTTGTAATTTGCTTAATTAATTCCTAAATAAGAGGGACACTATATATTAATAGTATGGTTATGCCTTATTTTTTCATCACTTGGTGAAAAATTAAGTGCATATATTATATAGATATATACCATTCTAGCGTGTATGTTGGTGAATAAAACACAATCACACTTGTTGATTGTAATAGTGATTTGTCTCATCTAATAAAgtttaattcttctcttttctttttcttgttactTTCTTTCCTTTGACTAACTCTTTCTAACTCATTCCATTTATAATAATCATTCAGTCATACATTCTCTCTAAACACTTTTTATTCATTTCTTTAATAAATATATGACCATTATTATCAGTGAATTTCATATATAAAGAATTACCAATAATTGAAGTAAATACCAATAATTGATATTCAACTTTTATTTCTAAAATACCATCataaaaagttaattaaaaaatatatttattctttttagtTACTTTGGATAATaacttttttctatttaaaaatttcatataatAAACGACTAAAAATTCTGATTAATAGACATGTATACGTGTTATTATTATCCACtggtataaatataaataatacaattaCAGGAATTCTGAATCTTATTATTTAGGTGAATTTTATGGtgtaaaatttgtttaaattctTCATGTGTAGAATTGACGTAGATCTTTCTTTATAAAAACATGTGTTCATCTGAAAGTTATAATTTTTGTCCGATAATAATAGGAGTGAGCAGATAATGatcatttttataaattttttaaaactcaTTATGGTAGGTTAATTGTACTTTGAGATAATTACTGTATAAAATTACGTTGatgtacatattttttttaaaaatatatatatatatatatatatatataatattaatctttttaaaatgaaaagattaaaaaatttcaagaacaGGACAGAAAGTAAGTAGATCTAACTTTTAAATATCTAACACACATTTTAATGGATTCATTCACATTTTAACAACACAACATCAatgaattaaaattgaataaCCAGAGAAAAAACGCCACagaaaaagttgccaaacattttaacacccaaaatcaattttataaaatcacttttattcaaaTTTCAGTTTGTCCAACTACAATCCAAACACACACCTACTTATTTAGCATATGTGGCTTTCAACGTATGAACATAAGACATGAATTAATCAACAAGAACCGAATCAAAGGCATATTCCAGTTGAACaaacttatattatatatattgggCACGTATGAAATTGTAAAGTTGAATTTATTGGCAAGATCTACTAGCTATTTCGCtagaacttaatttttttttttttccttaagaAAAAAATTTGCCTATCCCCAAATTTCAAAATTCCACGTTAGCTAGGTTTATCCAAAACGAACATTTATGTTGATATCTCTACGGATCGGATGATCTACTTATGGGCATATATCAATGAAGATATTTTGAATAATAAATGTAAGATATCACTTATTAGTTTGCACAAAATATTAAGACgacaaaaaataatcaatttaaacAGCTTAAATCTATTTtatctaatatttatttattatttaatattaaataaaattaaaagtaataaaatttgaCAGTTTTTAATTAACTTTTTTCATCAAATATTTTCATAAAGTGAATGTTTTTCATGATACATTATTGGGTAAAGACCATATCTAAATCATATCATCAATGATGATGAGGTTACTATATATATTCATTATAATTAAGGCATGGTGATGAAAAACATCGATCTCAATAAGATAAACTTGAATTAATAAACAAAAGCTACATATAGTTTCAATTTTATACCACTAATAATTATTATGCAATTTATCAATGCATATATAGTTGAAggttaatctttaaaaaaatacaaaaatatttggtaatcaaattaaattaactaaaaatagttaaaaatttatcttatttaatatttattaattagtatagcaattaataaatgttaaataagataaattttagtttttttttgtttttctaatattaccgaaaaaaattgtttaaattttttttatttaatatttattaattgtagcGACAATTACTTGTAACAACaattcataaatattaaataaggtaaatttaaattattttaactgattttatttttatgttctaAACATTAttattgtatgtatatatatgcctCAAAGCATAGCAATGCACAAATATAATCCAATTTCATTATTAACAATGTCAACTATTCGtgtttctctctctctatttAGCTTTGCATTCCTCCTTTGTggtatatttatgttttcaagtttCAACAACATTTTCCATCCTACTTCTCCTTTAAATTAAATTTCCTTGTGTTTCCTTTATCACATGATGTTGTTCTTTGGATCcaatattattatttaagaatCTTTATATATATGTCTTAAATTATATTCATATATACAAGATAAAAAGATAATAGTGTAGTTATCAAAAGTAACGTTCATATATATCATATCATATTATGGATACAAATatcataatatattatttaatattttaatttctttgttttctctttgcATGCAGTGGGTCAAGGAGCACAAATTACATTCACAAACAATTGTCCATACACTGTATGGCCAGGAACACAATCTGGTGCAACTAGTCCTCAACTATCATCCACTGGTTTCGAATTAGCATCCGGAGCATCCAACACATTGGAACTTCCGTCCGGATGGTCCGGAAAGTTTTGGGCTAGAACAGGATGCTCCAATA is drawn from Arachis hypogaea cultivar Tifrunner chromosome 12, arahy.Tifrunner.gnm2.J5K5, whole genome shotgun sequence and contains these coding sequences:
- the LOC112728918 gene encoding thaumatin-like protein 1b, which codes for MASIRVVALCLVSFQFLVCVIEGIPITITNNCPYTVWPGSQANQGSPQLSKTGFELSSQKSDSVDVPAKWSGKFWARTGCSNNNGMFSCATADCGNHVECSGAGEATPASLMEFTVDTNGDHDTYDVSNVDGFNIPSSITPQGGTGTCKVASCPANINAACPNDLQFKSSDGSVVGCKSACVAYGKPKYCCSGPQHNTSQTCPPSNYSQFFSKQCPNAYSYAYDDNKGTFTCSKPTAYAIKLCP